A stretch of Bifidobacterium sp. ESL0704 DNA encodes these proteins:
- a CDS encoding class C sortase, translating into MTETSPYSNDSTENCAPNVSHDTTASYPFPAFRDFISNLKDDDRDVYGMVIQIIHDIVVLALIVAVLWIPINRVYSHQQESKAIAMSKRAAGKWPQSNVVGELNADRQYNAKIAQSGQLLLGDKIDPFSDDDSHKDLQSANDKEYQARLNTVDGIMGSIRIPKISVKLPIYHGTSDAALAQGVGHLYGTSLPVGGASTNAVLSGHRGLASATMFTRLDELRIHDIIYVDTLQHTMGYRVTGIHVILPEDTHLYKVVPGKDLLTLMTCTPYGVNSHRLIITAQRGRIPEDIPSSTPGDALLYSLLTAAGVLLGGVVIVMVRHARYNFSPIPWHSSGEFSR; encoded by the coding sequence TTGACCGAAACATCACCCTATAGCAACGATTCAACGGAGAATTGTGCCCCTAATGTCTCTCATGATACGACTGCTTCCTATCCTTTCCCTGCGTTTCGGGATTTCATCTCAAACTTGAAAGACGACGACAGAGACGTTTACGGGATGGTCATTCAGATTATCCATGATATTGTTGTGTTGGCGCTTATTGTCGCCGTGCTGTGGATACCGATCAATCGTGTCTATAGCCATCAGCAGGAAAGCAAAGCCATTGCCATGTCTAAGCGTGCGGCCGGCAAATGGCCGCAGAGCAATGTTGTTGGCGAGTTGAACGCTGACCGACAATACAACGCTAAAATCGCACAGTCGGGTCAGCTGTTGCTGGGTGACAAAATCGATCCTTTTTCAGATGACGACTCTCATAAAGACCTTCAATCGGCCAATGATAAGGAATATCAGGCTAGGCTCAACACCGTCGACGGCATTATGGGGTCAATAAGGATTCCTAAGATTTCGGTGAAGTTGCCAATCTATCATGGAACTTCGGATGCAGCGCTTGCGCAGGGTGTAGGCCATCTTTACGGCACTAGCCTGCCCGTGGGAGGAGCATCCACAAACGCTGTGCTCTCAGGGCACCGTGGGCTTGCTAGCGCTACTATGTTTACGCGTCTAGACGAACTGCGCATCCACGACATCATCTATGTCGATACGCTTCAGCACACGATGGGCTATCGCGTCACCGGCATCCATGTTATTTTGCCTGAAGACACACATCTTTATAAGGTCGTTCCAGGTAAAGATCTGCTGACATTGATGACCTGCACCCCGTACGGTGTCAATTCCCATCGTCTCATCATTACCGCTCAACGAGGGCGGATTCCGGAAGATATTCCTTCATCGACACCTGGCGATGCCTTGTTGTACAGCCTGTTGACGGCCGCTGGAGTGCTGTTGGGGGGAGTGGTCATCGTTATGGTGCGCCATGCACGCTATAATTTCTCGCCGATTCCATGGCATTCTTCCGGCGAATTTTCACGCTGA
- a CDS encoding YfhO family protein, which translates to MSNSKPSARHPETYSKRPASPFGRIVYKAAHSAAIVYPATVMLVAAILVVVFSILSVAPFGGGQKTLAVNDANMQYLSFFAYLKDVLSGNNSIGYTFSKGLGGNNVAVFSYYLMSPFNLLVVFFSKVHLNDFYDILVLLKLCTAGLTMSVYLTHRLGPRLNRLYTVLLSVSYALMQYNLEQSRNVMWLDGVYMLPLMALGVYYCIHRHRSLLLILSTAFAVVFNWYTAVLDGLFIVMWYVVESVALSDERHAKVLPVIWHNLGRFVLSGVAGLGLSAFVLLPTALQLGRGRGRINLGDRQWPFLGAGTFELQGFVHGSHSVSGAASLFIGALALFGFIGFLFTDQINRRTKIAVAGVLFIIILAFHEGSLFYVFSLLKQVVSYLYRFAYLAMFVMIAAAGAFYGSWRDVRSRRSVYTYVAFAVFLVLLVLLEVVNPVRGVLMALLTVSAGVVVVFLVVESRKIPAGSVRAGISVVLVAAVLADLGCDVCLFYRSSSGTGDYTANTSLYKNYAAEQVNQIKAVTDADHGTYRISQTSARRQGYIDKHLNWMFDEGFAYDYKPIVGYTSDPNPDEQRLLENLGYAQNDINISVVDTSILSADSLLASKYVLSRYPIEGLEKTKLPGASGKSVYRNPYALPFAFVASKDALHVLPREKPDELARIARITDGSYVLDTNPFVYQNQLFSQLTGSKVRLFEPLPFKASSHDGSTQYHLSGVGKGPVYGEIQTLDSGAVLTLKDAWIPYAKYGAPGVVYIPQNHDGSADVSYRTKHPSSPRSLNPLFYQLNLDELKRSTDILKRDRPDISHFSNGDVTMKVDAEHVEQLVISIISDSSWQVSVDGKPAKTQKVAGALISLPLKAGKHTVRMHYVVSGMKIGVAVSLVSLFAVFGYACLACRKSKRSEKRVSAISL; encoded by the coding sequence TTGAGCAATTCAAAGCCTTCTGCCCGGCATCCCGAAACTTATTCCAAGCGTCCGGCTTCCCCTTTTGGACGAATCGTCTATAAGGCTGCCCACAGTGCTGCCATAGTCTATCCCGCAACTGTCATGCTGGTCGCGGCGATATTGGTTGTCGTCTTTTCGATCCTTTCGGTGGCTCCTTTCGGGGGCGGGCAGAAGACGCTGGCTGTCAACGATGCGAATATGCAGTATCTCAGCTTCTTCGCCTATCTGAAGGATGTCCTTTCGGGGAACAACAGCATCGGCTACACCTTTTCCAAAGGCCTCGGCGGCAATAACGTCGCCGTTTTCTCCTATTACCTTATGTCGCCTTTCAATCTGCTCGTCGTTTTCTTCTCGAAAGTCCATCTGAACGACTTCTACGACATCTTGGTGCTGCTGAAGCTCTGCACCGCCGGTCTGACGATGTCGGTGTATCTGACGCATCGTTTAGGGCCTCGTCTCAACCGTCTGTACACCGTTCTTCTTTCTGTCAGCTATGCTTTGATGCAATATAATCTTGAGCAAAGCCGCAATGTCATGTGGCTTGATGGCGTCTACATGCTGCCGTTGATGGCACTCGGTGTCTATTATTGCATTCATCGTCATCGTTCACTGCTGCTGATCCTGTCTACCGCGTTCGCCGTTGTGTTCAATTGGTACACGGCGGTCCTCGACGGCTTGTTTATCGTCATGTGGTATGTGGTCGAATCCGTGGCGCTCTCCGACGAGCGGCATGCCAAGGTGCTCCCTGTTATCTGGCACAATCTTGGTCGCTTTGTGCTTTCTGGCGTTGCGGGACTCGGTTTGAGCGCGTTTGTGCTGTTGCCTACCGCGTTGCAGCTGGGTCGAGGCAGAGGCCGGATCAATCTCGGTGATCGTCAGTGGCCTTTCTTGGGTGCCGGGACATTCGAGTTGCAAGGTTTCGTGCACGGCTCGCATTCGGTTTCAGGTGCGGCCTCCCTGTTTATCGGTGCGCTCGCGTTATTCGGATTTATCGGTTTCCTGTTTACCGACCAGATTAACAGGCGCACCAAAATTGCTGTGGCAGGGGTGCTGTTCATCATCATTTTGGCCTTCCATGAAGGTTCGTTGTTTTACGTTTTCTCCCTCTTGAAACAGGTGGTCAGCTACCTGTACCGCTTCGCCTATCTTGCGATGTTCGTGATGATTGCCGCCGCAGGTGCGTTCTATGGTTCTTGGCGTGACGTGCGTTCGCGTCGTAGTGTCTACACCTACGTCGCATTTGCCGTTTTCCTGGTGCTGCTGGTGCTTTTGGAAGTGGTCAATCCTGTCCGTGGCGTTCTTATGGCGCTGTTGACCGTATCTGCGGGTGTGGTGGTCGTTTTCCTTGTGGTGGAAAGTCGGAAAATCCCGGCGGGGTCCGTGCGCGCAGGCATAAGCGTTGTATTGGTGGCGGCGGTTCTGGCGGATCTTGGATGTGATGTATGCCTGTTTTATCGTTCGTCTTCCGGAACGGGGGACTATACCGCCAACACGTCCCTATACAAAAATTATGCGGCTGAGCAGGTCAACCAGATTAAGGCGGTCACAGATGCTGACCATGGCACGTACCGTATCTCGCAGACTTCCGCCCGCCGCCAGGGGTATATCGACAAACATCTGAACTGGATGTTCGATGAGGGGTTTGCATATGACTACAAGCCGATTGTTGGCTATACTTCCGATCCGAACCCGGATGAGCAAAGGTTGCTCGAGAACCTCGGTTATGCGCAGAACGATATCAATATCAGCGTGGTCGACACTTCGATACTGAGCGCGGACTCATTGCTTGCGTCCAAATACGTATTGTCCCGTTACCCGATCGAGGGGCTTGAAAAGACGAAGCTGCCTGGAGCCAGTGGCAAATCCGTCTACCGCAATCCTTATGCGTTGCCTTTTGCCTTTGTGGCTTCCAAAGATGCTCTGCATGTTTTGCCCAGAGAAAAACCGGACGAGCTTGCGCGTATTGCGCGTATTACTGATGGTTCTTACGTCCTCGACACTAATCCGTTCGTTTATCAGAATCAGCTTTTCAGCCAGCTGACGGGTTCGAAGGTGCGTCTCTTTGAGCCGTTGCCTTTCAAGGCTTCCAGCCACGACGGTTCTACGCAATACCATCTATCCGGAGTCGGCAAAGGTCCCGTTTACGGGGAAATACAGACTTTGGACAGTGGTGCGGTGCTGACATTGAAAGACGCTTGGATTCCTTATGCCAAGTATGGTGCGCCTGGCGTTGTCTATATTCCGCAAAACCACGACGGTAGTGCGGATGTCTCCTATCGCACTAAGCATCCTTCCTCGCCGCGCTCGCTGAACCCGCTGTTTTATCAGTTGAACTTGGACGAGTTGAAACGTTCCACTGACATATTGAAGCGTGACCGTCCTGACATCAGTCATTTTTCAAACGGTGATGTGACGATGAAGGTCGACGCCGAGCATGTGGAACAACTGGTAATTTCCATCATCTCTGATTCTTCATGGCAGGTAAGTGTAGACGGAAAGCCCGCAAAGACCCAGAAGGTGGCGGGGGCGTTGATTAGTCTTCCGCTCAAAGCAGGCAAGCATACCGTTCGCATGCATTACGTCGTGTCAGGTATGAAAATCGGTGTGGCAGTGAGTCTTGTTTCGTTGTTTGCCGTTTTCGGCTATGCCTGTTTGGCTTGTCGCAAGTCCAAGCGAAGCGAAAAACGGGTCTCGGCAATCTCGTTGTAA
- a CDS encoding SpaA isopeptide-forming pilin-related protein: MNKKKKLGALVGAVVSAATLLALAPFGVANADSATKGDNDGSTPLTLVDPGKNVGATIKVMAEAKNLSGHTFAAVRLGTYKAASVDSNGNLTGFMLDTDQAVLNGSKAALKSIKDFTHDSNYSLDNPVGELASNYLGYKATDNSKNDDETSYDPTANNNATSQWAGGVRDFVTSLTKQTDFITKFTSASADAHTANSGMRAPLSSTNTSFTFSVKQPGLYAIEDVTGGSTNGRTDSIPMLVGTAVFEDTGSGNSKAYANVANGGNKLGEVAMKADMPTILKERVDPSASLDANGGYIQYYIKTQVPLTTGFDHYVFNVKDDSTEPLTYVNDSDHKTVVYVSDTTPDPDTSEIIPSGTYKIYNGDVDGTAITGEPSKGYSHRVLFNFYDTFVGHYKHGQKLLISYWMKFDTKNGDRKNVKNKALLQYSNSVNKQPNSDGNGNDNNSGNNGSTGGSGSSDNGGDNNNGPGDGDGSSSEVGTQLYDFNLFNKLYGDKGVALTGSEFQLFKSADNSASKAADLGEPLHFAAGADGSGVYSRSTKPEDKVTNLTPSTTKGDEGKITIKDLDAGDYVVKQVKGATGVRNLFLPQFTVTVGADTAGAAYVKNSNDNWNLKLVTASDNAPNKTVTVNNVTAVSQLPLTGSAGIALVLLAIVVLAMVAVGTTVLERRHKAARRAK; this comes from the coding sequence ATGAATAAGAAGAAAAAGCTTGGCGCACTCGTGGGAGCGGTTGTTTCCGCAGCCACGTTGCTCGCTTTGGCACCTTTCGGCGTTGCAAACGCTGATTCGGCAACCAAAGGTGACAACGATGGCTCTACTCCGCTTACCTTGGTTGATCCCGGTAAGAACGTTGGGGCGACCATCAAGGTTATGGCTGAGGCAAAAAATCTGTCTGGTCATACTTTTGCAGCAGTTCGACTGGGAACCTACAAGGCGGCTTCAGTCGACAGCAATGGCAATCTGACAGGTTTCATGCTTGATACTGATCAGGCTGTGCTCAATGGATCGAAGGCAGCACTGAAGAGTATCAAAGATTTCACGCATGATTCCAATTATTCCTTGGACAACCCGGTTGGTGAGTTGGCTTCGAATTATCTTGGTTATAAGGCGACTGATAATTCGAAGAACGATGATGAGACCTCTTATGATCCCACTGCAAACAATAATGCTACCTCTCAGTGGGCTGGTGGAGTTCGTGATTTTGTGACGTCATTGACTAAGCAAACTGACTTCATTACCAAGTTCACGTCTGCCTCAGCTGATGCACATACAGCCAATTCGGGTATGCGCGCTCCTCTGAGCAGTACCAATACTAGCTTTACCTTCTCTGTCAAGCAGCCTGGTCTTTATGCAATCGAAGATGTGACTGGCGGAAGCACCAATGGTAGAACGGATTCCATTCCTATGCTTGTTGGTACGGCTGTTTTCGAAGATACAGGCTCTGGCAATTCCAAGGCTTATGCCAATGTTGCTAATGGTGGTAATAAATTGGGTGAAGTCGCCATGAAGGCTGATATGCCGACCATTCTCAAGGAACGTGTGGACCCTTCAGCATCTTTGGATGCCAATGGTGGTTATATCCAGTACTACATTAAGACCCAAGTGCCGCTGACTACCGGTTTTGACCATTATGTGTTCAACGTGAAGGATGATTCTACTGAACCGTTGACGTATGTCAATGATTCAGATCACAAGACAGTTGTCTATGTGAGTGACACCACTCCGGATCCGGATACCTCTGAGATTATTCCTTCGGGGACATACAAGATTTATAACGGTGACGTTGATGGCACAGCTATAACAGGTGAACCCAGCAAGGGATATTCGCATCGTGTTCTTTTCAACTTCTATGATACATTCGTTGGACATTACAAGCACGGTCAAAAGCTTCTCATCTCTTATTGGATGAAGTTCGATACCAAGAATGGCGATCGTAAGAACGTCAAGAATAAGGCGTTGCTGCAATATTCCAATAGTGTCAACAAGCAGCCGAATAGTGATGGAAACGGAAACGACAATAATTCCGGCAACAACGGAAGTACTGGAGGTTCTGGTAGCTCTGATAACGGAGGAGATAACAATAACGGTCCAGGTGATGGCGACGGTAGCTCTTCTGAAGTTGGTACTCAGCTTTATGACTTCAATTTGTTCAACAAGCTGTATGGTGATAAGGGCGTGGCACTGACTGGATCGGAGTTCCAACTGTTCAAGTCTGCTGACAATTCCGCTAGCAAGGCCGCTGATTTGGGCGAACCGCTTCATTTCGCAGCTGGTGCTGACGGCTCGGGTGTTTATTCGCGTTCGACCAAGCCGGAAGATAAGGTGACTAATCTGACACCTTCTACTACTAAGGGTGATGAAGGCAAGATTACCATCAAGGATCTTGATGCTGGTGACTATGTCGTCAAGCAAGTAAAGGGTGCCACCGGTGTGCGTAATCTGTTCCTGCCGCAATTCACTGTTACGGTCGGTGCGGATACTGCAGGTGCTGCGTACGTCAAGAATTCGAATGATAACTGGAACTTGAAGCTTGTTACCGCAAGTGATAATGCTCCTAATAAGACCGTCACAGTCAATAATGTGACCGCTGTTTCTCAGCTGCCTCTTACCGGTAGTGCTGGAATCGCACTGGTCTTGCTCGCAATCGTTGTACTCGCAATGGTAGCAGTCGGTACCACGGTGCTTGAGCGTCGTCACAAGGCCGCTCGTAGGGCCAAGTGA
- a CDS encoding dicarboxylate/amino acid:cation symporter gives MNEITWNWLALGVTVLLFAGLAVLSRTKKAGFSARVIIATVLGIVMGLIFKGHTDYVAAFGTVWSNAIGAIVVPLLLFSVIASITNLGSSLRLKNIGVKTVVFLLLNTLTASLVTLGLALAFGVGKGFNAAMPQHYQAKHVPQVLDTIVGLFPSNLVANWAANQVVPVVIFAILVGLAYNAAASTPKGEAAVKPFKIFVDAGNVVLSKATQIVVGFTPYAVLALIAAAISKSNLVALLPLLLVLVVAYIAIALQMFVVQPAILGVTTRTNPLRFFKFFWPAGVVAFTSESSIGTIPVTVRQLRKGGVPDDIASFVASLGANLGMPGCAGVWPTLLAVFAVNSLNMHYTPLQYLMLVALTLLVSIGTVGVPGTATITATSLFAATGLPIAFIAISQPISQIVDMGRTALNVAGASNTAFVVAATEHQLDRDLYDGRKEFTDSDLDTDGLDTDAEQDSATNQDSATAKPLAASDTAVASAKATAGANASIQLNASQNGSNTQAGSNTRADSNANSTTDAASAARTSAATASPLHLSSASNLLSFSPSAALDGQGDDMCGLRPSGNQSNGKTE, from the coding sequence ATGAACGAAATCACATGGAACTGGCTGGCGCTCGGCGTCACCGTTCTGCTGTTCGCCGGCCTCGCCGTGCTGAGCCGCACGAAAAAGGCCGGGTTCAGCGCACGCGTCATCATCGCCACCGTGCTCGGCATCGTGATGGGGCTGATTTTCAAGGGCCACACCGACTACGTCGCCGCGTTCGGCACTGTCTGGTCGAACGCCATCGGAGCCATCGTCGTGCCTTTGCTGCTCTTCAGCGTCATCGCCAGCATCACCAACCTCGGCTCATCGCTGCGGCTGAAGAACATCGGCGTGAAAACCGTGGTATTCCTGCTGCTGAACACACTGACCGCCTCGCTCGTCACGCTCGGACTCGCGCTGGCGTTCGGCGTCGGCAAGGGCTTCAACGCCGCGATGCCTCAGCACTACCAAGCCAAACACGTGCCGCAGGTGCTCGATACCATCGTCGGGCTCTTCCCCTCGAATCTCGTCGCCAACTGGGCCGCCAACCAGGTCGTGCCAGTCGTCATCTTCGCCATCCTCGTCGGCCTAGCATACAACGCCGCCGCATCGACGCCTAAAGGCGAGGCCGCTGTGAAGCCATTCAAAATCTTCGTGGACGCCGGCAACGTCGTGCTCTCCAAAGCCACGCAGATCGTCGTCGGTTTCACGCCTTACGCGGTTCTCGCGCTGATCGCCGCCGCTATCTCGAAGAGCAATCTCGTCGCGCTGCTGCCGCTGCTGCTCGTGCTGGTCGTGGCCTACATCGCCATCGCGCTGCAGATGTTCGTGGTGCAACCTGCCATTCTTGGCGTTACGACTCGCACCAACCCGCTGCGCTTCTTCAAGTTCTTCTGGCCCGCCGGCGTCGTCGCGTTTACTTCCGAGTCCAGCATCGGCACCATTCCGGTGACTGTGCGCCAGCTACGCAAGGGCGGCGTGCCCGATGACATCGCCTCGTTCGTCGCCTCGCTGGGTGCGAATCTGGGTATGCCGGGATGCGCTGGTGTGTGGCCTACGCTGCTCGCGGTATTCGCCGTTAACTCGCTCAACATGCATTACACTCCATTGCAGTATCTGATGCTCGTCGCCCTGACCCTGCTGGTTTCGATCGGCACCGTCGGCGTGCCCGGCACCGCCACCATCACCGCCACATCGCTGTTCGCGGCCACCGGCCTGCCGATCGCCTTCATCGCCATCTCCCAGCCGATTTCGCAGATCGTGGACATGGGACGCACCGCCCTCAACGTGGCCGGAGCCTCCAACACCGCCTTCGTCGTCGCCGCAACCGAACATCAGCTCGACCGTGACCTCTACGACGGCCGCAAGGAGTTTACCGACTCGGATCTGGATACGGATGGTTTGGATACGGACGCCGAACAGGATTCCGCCACCAATCAGGATTCCGCCACCGCCAAGCCGCTTGCAGCAAGTGATACGGCTGTAGCGAGCGCCAAAGCAACTGCGGGCGCAAACGCTTCCATACAACTCAACGCATCCCAGAACGGCTCCAACACACAGGCAGGCTCCAATACGCGGGCAGATTCCAACGCCAACTCAACAACAGATGCTGCAAGTGCCGCTCGAACCTCAGCTGCAACGGCTAGTCCATTGCATCTCTCCTCTGCCAGCAACCTGCTGAGCTTCTCCCCGTCCGCCGCCCTGGACGGCCAAGGCGACGACATGTGCGGCCTGCGACCCTCCGGGAATCAAAGCAACGGCAAAACCGAATAA